A genomic segment from Antedon mediterranea chromosome 6, ecAntMedi1.1, whole genome shotgun sequence encodes:
- the LOC140051340 gene encoding uncharacterized protein isoform X1, translating into MSVKKNEVGKSNAGGVQYINPRISYSYHHRGRMSSVCWCSIFSWLCFMIMYGYRASGFGCVGSDCYLIYPEDGDWKYQDPEEDTHDADENAYSNSSCYTFIRTTQREESCVDTKDECEQIGGNLTVINSEDEYKHLVNNVLHILTFGSKSTFNVYVEVSPKNNVDVGCAKIVVDDGILNWNDIYIENKECFTEENVDTIVCESSVVDRGICLVSTTDTSNSQLASLVTTTPSDLIVTSVSMISLMSTSSSDPMSTSKVPSKAYITYPIDVTRQTTLDHSQVTYIDGDNQNTNPNLLVPVGIPLLFCVVFVVIVTFMCCFIRYRKNKQLSKHEGSVSYSNGAIIHEHSDNQHSCVVENILYDTGIQLQATSDVQKDILKRRDEREMKHNSDNLQSATQSGSSRHNRNEDIEDDFGSSVSVECELYNAIDVGDVQHLQSNRDIETSQVNTPVFTQDGGEVYDILNVTDMQQEAQEKNAGDFPNGFDETLYANTEGFKDDCDVYDTLNAENMNLEPDGNNGKSDGEYDLPYSTINNHSEKNNGDRKGDIAVCEQNEYGKLNTPEKVPSEGMYAYVDTDLPLNLVEENAYDKLQRNMAL; encoded by the exons TGGATTTGGTTGTGTGGGTTCCGATTGCTACCTGATATACCCAGAAGATGGAGATTGGAAATACCAAGATCCAGAAGAAGACACGCACGATGCAG atGAAAATGCGTACAGCAATTCCAGCTGCTATACATTTATAAGAACTACACAAAGAGAAGAATCGTGTGTTGATACCAAAGATGAATGTGAACAGATTGGTGGCAACTTGACTGTAATAAATAGCGAAGATGAGTACAAGCATCTGGTAAACAACGTTCTCCATATTCTAACATTTGGATCAAAAAGTACTTTCAACGTCTATGTCGAGGTTTCTCCAAAGAATAACGTAGATGTTGGATGTGCAAAGATTGTAGTCGATGACGGAATTTTGAATTGGAACGATATATACATTGAAAACAAGGAATGCTTCACAGAAGAAAATGTAGATACCATTGTTTGCGAGTCTTCTG TTGTAGATCGTGGGATTTGTCTAGTGTCAACAACTGATACATCGAATTCGCAGTTGGCATCGTTGGTAACTACTACTCCATCAGACCTGATAGTGACGTCTGTATCGATGATATCATTGATGTCTACTTCTTCATCAGACCCGATGTCGACGTCAAAAGTACCTTCTAAAGCATATATTACCTATCCAATTGATGTCACACGACAGACTACTTTAGATCATTCGCAGGTTACGTATATAGATGGTGATAATCAAAATACTAATCCTAATTTGCTGGTTCCAGTCGGAATTCCTTTACTTTTTTGTGTAGTTTTTGTAGTCATTGTGACGTTCATGTGCTGTTTCATCCGAtacagaaaaaacaaacaacttaGTAAACATGAAG GAAGTGTCTCGTACTCTAATGGTGCAATAATTCATGAGCATTCAGATAATCAGCATTCATGCGTAGTTGAAAATATTCTATACGATACTGGAATTCAACTACAAGCAACAAGTGATGTACAAAAAGATATATTAAAACGAAGGGACGAGCGAGAAATGAAACATAATTCAGACAATTTGCAATCAGCAACACAAAGTGGAAGTAGTAGGCACAATCGTAATGAAGATATCGAAGATGACTTTGGAAGTTCAGTTTCCGTTGAATGCGAACTCTACAATGCCATTGATGTCGGGGACGTTCAACATTTACAATCGAATAGAGATATTGAAACATCACAAGTAAACACACCAGTTTTCACCCAAGATGGAGGCGAAGTATACGATATTCTAAATGTCACAGACATGCAACAAGAAGCACAGGAGAAAAACGCAGGCGACTTTCCAAATGGATTTGACGAAACACTTTACGCAAACACAGAAGGTTTTAAAGATGATTGCGACGTTTACGATACCCTGAATGCCGAAAACATGAACTTAGAGCCTGATGGGAACAATGGAAAATCTGATGGTGAATATGACTTGCCGTACTCAACTATAAACAATCATAGTGAAAAGAATAATGGTGATAGGAAAGGAGATATCGCAGTATGCGAACAAAACGAGTATGGAAAGCTGAATACGCCTGAGAAGGTACCATCAGAGGGAATGTACGCTTACGTAGACACAGATCTTCCATTGAATCTTGTGGAAGAAAATGCCTATGACAAGCTTCAGCGCAATATGGCACTTtag
- the LOC140051340 gene encoding uncharacterized protein isoform X2, whose protein sequence is MQEVFSILTLGFHILIITGAECPPGFGCVGSDCYLIYPEDGDWKYQDPEEDTHDADENAYSNSSCYTFIRTTQREESCVDTKDECEQIGGNLTVINSEDEYKHLVNNVLHILTFGSKSTFNVYVEVSPKNNVDVGCAKIVVDDGILNWNDIYIENKECFTEENVDTIVCESSVVDRGICLVSTTDTSNSQLASLVTTTPSDLIVTSVSMISLMSTSSSDPMSTSKVPSKAYITYPIDVTRQTTLDHSQVTYIDGDNQNTNPNLLVPVGIPLLFCVVFVVIVTFMCCFIRYRKNKQLSKHEGSVSYSNGAIIHEHSDNQHSCVVENILYDTGIQLQATSDVQKDILKRRDEREMKHNSDNLQSATQSGSSRHNRNEDIEDDFGSSVSVECELYNAIDVGDVQHLQSNRDIETSQVNTPVFTQDGGEVYDILNVTDMQQEAQEKNAGDFPNGFDETLYANTEGFKDDCDVYDTLNAENMNLEPDGNNGKSDGEYDLPYSTINNHSEKNNGDRKGDIAVCEQNEYGKLNTPEKVPSEGMYAYVDTDLPLNLVEENAYDKLQRNMAL, encoded by the exons TGGATTTGGTTGTGTGGGTTCCGATTGCTACCTGATATACCCAGAAGATGGAGATTGGAAATACCAAGATCCAGAAGAAGACACGCACGATGCAG atGAAAATGCGTACAGCAATTCCAGCTGCTATACATTTATAAGAACTACACAAAGAGAAGAATCGTGTGTTGATACCAAAGATGAATGTGAACAGATTGGTGGCAACTTGACTGTAATAAATAGCGAAGATGAGTACAAGCATCTGGTAAACAACGTTCTCCATATTCTAACATTTGGATCAAAAAGTACTTTCAACGTCTATGTCGAGGTTTCTCCAAAGAATAACGTAGATGTTGGATGTGCAAAGATTGTAGTCGATGACGGAATTTTGAATTGGAACGATATATACATTGAAAACAAGGAATGCTTCACAGAAGAAAATGTAGATACCATTGTTTGCGAGTCTTCTG TTGTAGATCGTGGGATTTGTCTAGTGTCAACAACTGATACATCGAATTCGCAGTTGGCATCGTTGGTAACTACTACTCCATCAGACCTGATAGTGACGTCTGTATCGATGATATCATTGATGTCTACTTCTTCATCAGACCCGATGTCGACGTCAAAAGTACCTTCTAAAGCATATATTACCTATCCAATTGATGTCACACGACAGACTACTTTAGATCATTCGCAGGTTACGTATATAGATGGTGATAATCAAAATACTAATCCTAATTTGCTGGTTCCAGTCGGAATTCCTTTACTTTTTTGTGTAGTTTTTGTAGTCATTGTGACGTTCATGTGCTGTTTCATCCGAtacagaaaaaacaaacaacttaGTAAACATGAAG GAAGTGTCTCGTACTCTAATGGTGCAATAATTCATGAGCATTCAGATAATCAGCATTCATGCGTAGTTGAAAATATTCTATACGATACTGGAATTCAACTACAAGCAACAAGTGATGTACAAAAAGATATATTAAAACGAAGGGACGAGCGAGAAATGAAACATAATTCAGACAATTTGCAATCAGCAACACAAAGTGGAAGTAGTAGGCACAATCGTAATGAAGATATCGAAGATGACTTTGGAAGTTCAGTTTCCGTTGAATGCGAACTCTACAATGCCATTGATGTCGGGGACGTTCAACATTTACAATCGAATAGAGATATTGAAACATCACAAGTAAACACACCAGTTTTCACCCAAGATGGAGGCGAAGTATACGATATTCTAAATGTCACAGACATGCAACAAGAAGCACAGGAGAAAAACGCAGGCGACTTTCCAAATGGATTTGACGAAACACTTTACGCAAACACAGAAGGTTTTAAAGATGATTGCGACGTTTACGATACCCTGAATGCCGAAAACATGAACTTAGAGCCTGATGGGAACAATGGAAAATCTGATGGTGAATATGACTTGCCGTACTCAACTATAAACAATCATAGTGAAAAGAATAATGGTGATAGGAAAGGAGATATCGCAGTATGCGAACAAAACGAGTATGGAAAGCTGAATACGCCTGAGAAGGTACCATCAGAGGGAATGTACGCTTACGTAGACACAGATCTTCCATTGAATCTTGTGGAAGAAAATGCCTATGACAAGCTTCAGCGCAATATGGCACTTtag
- the LOC140051190 gene encoding uncharacterized protein, giving the protein MHRVIQWLKCVSIVIGLCMLKWKMTEAAPSCPNGFDCSGVENCYLIYPENGEWKYQDPEGETHDTGAKVSLLNHCYKFITVSTNRKSCIDAQRECEVIGGNITVVNSKAEYDQLTNNVEHVLSVGTKSKFNAHHDNGLRQKKCILINVANGYIWNNAKKENIDCSHAVEINTIICESTDASPDICPVPSQSTTLVPELTKTSLVTSTSADYAISSTNNISPPHASEQHKSSANLVAAICVPLVVIILIVLIAFFLIRRKRKKRQMVDRDSKVDGNSIKQDKLQTGSYKHGAAIPSIDQSELYHDTVVKNEVYGLIS; this is encoded by the exons ATGCATAGGGTTATACAATGGCTAAAATGTGTTTCAATAGTAATAGGCCTATGcatgttaaaatggaaaatgaCAGAGGCTGCACCATCATGTCCAAA TGGTTTTGATTGTTCAGGTGTGGAAAATTGCTACCTGATATACCCTGAAAATGGAGAGTGGAAATACCAAGATCCGGAAGGAGAAACGCATGATACAG GTGCAAAGGTATCATTGTTGAATCACTGCTATAAATTTATAACAGTGAGCACGAACCGAAAATCGTGTATTGATGCTCAACGGGAATGTGAAGTGATTGGTGGGAACATCACTGTTGTAAATAGTAAAGCTGAATACGATCAATTAACAAATAACGTTGAGCATGTTCTTAGCGTAGGGActaaaagtaaatttaatgCCCATCATGACAACGGCCTACGCCAGAAAAAATGCATACTAATCAATGTGGCTAATGGATATATCTGGAATAAtgcaaaaaaagaaaacatagaCTGCTCACACGCTGTGGAGATAAACACCATTATATGTGAATCTACTG ATGCATCTCCTGATATATGCCCAGTACCGTCACAATCAACGACCCTCGTACCAGAATTAACAAAAACGTCACTGGTAACATCGACGTCTGCAGACTATGCTATTTCATCAACGAATAACATATCACCACCACATGCATCTGAACAACATAAGTCAAGTGCTAACTTAGTTGCTGCGATCTGTGTGCCGTTGGTTGTTATAATTTTGATTGTACTCATTGCTTTCTTTCTAATTCGACGGAAAAGGAAAAAGCGACAGATGGTAGATAGAG ATTCTAAGGTTGACGGTAACTCTATTAAACAAGATAAACTCCAGACTGGTTCATATAAGCATGGTGCTGCTATTCCATCAATTGACCAGAGTGAATTGTACCATGATACTGTCGTTAAAAATGAAGTGTATGGTTTGATTTCATAA
- the LOC140051607 gene encoding uncharacterized protein isoform X2, with translation MYKEPGGRERNGDMDVYDNPNCYMFIRSTNRNESCIDTQHECEQVGGNITVINSKDEYDQLTDNVLRILKRLRHPSTSIFNVYADKEYPEKNLYAGCANVVVENRMGVQNDIYIRNKGCFTEEINTMVCESSDLDLGICTVSTTDTTNTQLTSLMTTTSSDMTSASMSLSMSTTPSDPIPTSEVPSKTSNIYPIGVTGPTTDYSEVTYPDGDNQNLNTDPDLLVTVGIPVLVFAVGVIVTFTCCIRYRRSKHQDIQENVSYSNGATIHEHSTSDNQHPCEVENILYDTGIQHNYNQQQVMCKMH, from the exons ATGTACAAAGAACCAGGTGGACGAGAACGGAATGGAG ACATGGATGTGTATGATAATCCTAACTGTTACATGTTCATAAGAAGTACAAACAGAAACGAATCATGTATTGATACACAACATGAATGTGAACAAGTTGGAGGCAACATCACTGTTATAAATAGCAAAGACGAGTATGATCAGCTGACAGATAATGTTCTCCGTATTCTGAAACGTCTGAGACATCCATCAACAAGTATCTTCAATGTTTATGCCGATAAAGAATATCCGGAAAAGAACTTATATGCTGGGTGTGCaaacgttgtagtggaaaacagAATGGGGGTTCaaaatgatatatacattaGAAACAAGGGTTGCTTCACAGAAGAAATAAACACCATGGTCTGTGAGTCATCTG ATTTAGATCTTGGAATATGTACTGTGTCAACAACTGATACAACGAATACGCAGTTGACATCGTTGATGACTACTACCTCATCAGACATGACGTCAGCATCGATGTCATTGTCGATGTCTACTACACCATCAGACCCGATACCGACGTCAGAAGTACCTTCTAAAACATCTAATATCTATCCAATTGGCGTCACTGGACCGACTACTGATTATTCGGAGGTTACGTATCCAGATGGAGATAACCAAAATCTTAATACCGATCCTGATTTACTTGTTACTGTCGGAATTCCTGTACTcgtgtttgctgttggagtcatTGTGACGTTCACGTGTTGCATCCGATACAGAAGAAGTAAACATCAAGACATACAAG AAAATGTCTCGTACTCGAATGGTGCAACAATTCACGAGCATTCTACATCTGATAATCAACATCCATGCGAAGTTGAAAATATTCTATACGACACAGGAATACAACACAACTACAATCAACAACAAGTGATGTGCAAGATGCACTAA
- the LOC140051607 gene encoding uncharacterized protein isoform X3, translated as MDVYDNPNCYMFIRSTNRNESCIDTQHECEQVGGNITVINSKDEYDQLTDNVLRILKRLRHPSTSIFNVYADKEYPEKNLYAGCANVVVENRMGVQNDIYIRNKGCFTEEINTMVCESSDLDLGICTVSTTDTTNTQLTSLMTTTSSDMTSASMSLSMSTTPSDPIPTSEVPSKTSNIYPIGVTGPTTDYSEVTYPDGDNQNLNTDPDLLVTVGIPVLVFAVGVIVTFTCCIRYRRSKHQDIQENVSYSNGATIHEHSTSDNQHPCEVENILYDTGIQHNYNQQQVMCKMH; from the exons ATGGATGTGTATGATAATCCTAACTGTTACATGTTCATAAGAAGTACAAACAGAAACGAATCATGTATTGATACACAACATGAATGTGAACAAGTTGGAGGCAACATCACTGTTATAAATAGCAAAGACGAGTATGATCAGCTGACAGATAATGTTCTCCGTATTCTGAAACGTCTGAGACATCCATCAACAAGTATCTTCAATGTTTATGCCGATAAAGAATATCCGGAAAAGAACTTATATGCTGGGTGTGCaaacgttgtagtggaaaacagAATGGGGGTTCaaaatgatatatacattaGAAACAAGGGTTGCTTCACAGAAGAAATAAACACCATGGTCTGTGAGTCATCTG ATTTAGATCTTGGAATATGTACTGTGTCAACAACTGATACAACGAATACGCAGTTGACATCGTTGATGACTACTACCTCATCAGACATGACGTCAGCATCGATGTCATTGTCGATGTCTACTACACCATCAGACCCGATACCGACGTCAGAAGTACCTTCTAAAACATCTAATATCTATCCAATTGGCGTCACTGGACCGACTACTGATTATTCGGAGGTTACGTATCCAGATGGAGATAACCAAAATCTTAATACCGATCCTGATTTACTTGTTACTGTCGGAATTCCTGTACTcgtgtttgctgttggagtcatTGTGACGTTCACGTGTTGCATCCGATACAGAAGAAGTAAACATCAAGACATACAAG AAAATGTCTCGTACTCGAATGGTGCAACAATTCACGAGCATTCTACATCTGATAATCAACATCCATGCGAAGTTGAAAATATTCTATACGACACAGGAATACAACACAACTACAATCAACAACAAGTGATGTGCAAGATGCACTAA
- the LOC140051572 gene encoding uncharacterized protein: protein MYRPIQWLKYASLIVGSYKSLILVICLLKESTGTVPCPDGFGCSGAGCYLFYPEDGNWTYKVPNKNKHVTTKYTLYSDPNCYAYIQVSNENRSCIDAQRECEEMVGGNIKVINSVKEYNQLTYIALRFLEQGSSSRFNVHVESDIQKKNLVTGCVIVDVYDGEENNNIITSENKDCSTTDMVNAIICESTDKTEICSAPLQTTKPNISDTKPNISENKSSAGVVAVICVPLVVIIMILLIVLFFFRRKKKKRRMSSDTKHGIGKGNSHSNDIYVPAHSDDYAEIAAPAETLSDPVRYTDTTNPQTPCKYAAMSPSSSAAKANNVAVGLYALPNKKERIDQDFSDTYDTLNASDMTPDTKTDVTGDVSYVNTEELSNDAAMSPSSPAAKPNNVAVGLYALPNKKKRIDQDFSDTYDTLNASDMTPGTKTDIGDVSYANTEGLSNGDELYNCINAAEVKSDKEGHIQDVPYENTTGTNDDSTNMQSTIGTHIDEKHDDVYSTANEEAQKNEYGKLKTDTPSQTDNMYTYVDIPINSTMSSPEDSTYDCLQRNK from the exons ATGTACAGGCCTATACAATGGCTGAAATATGCCTCACTTATAGTGGGGAGTTACAAGTCTCTTATTTTAGTAATATGCCTGTTAAAGGAATCGACAGGGACTGTACCGTGTCCTGA tGGTTTTGGTTGTTCGGGTGCAGGATGTTACTTGTTTTACCCTGAAGATGGAAATTGGACATATAAAGTGCCGAATAAAAACAAGCATGTAACAACAA AATACACATTATACAGCGACCCTAACTGCTATGCATATATACAAGTGAGCAATGAAAACAGATCGTGTATTGATGCTCAACGGGAATGTGAAGAAATGGTTGGTGGAAATATTAAAGTCATAAATAGCGTTAAGGAATACAACCAATTAACATACATCGCATTACGTTTTCTTGAACAAGGGTCTAGTAGTAGATTTAATGTTCATGTAGAATCAGACATACAGAAGAAGAACCTCGTGACAGGGTGCGTAATAGTTGATGTGTATGATGGAGAAGAAAACAATAATATCATAACAAGCGAAAACAAGGACTGTTCAACAACTGACATGGTAAACGCCATTATCTGTGAATCTACTG ATAAAACTGAAATATGCTCGGCGCCGTTACAAACTACCAAACCAAATATATCTGATACCAAACCGAATATATCTGAAAACAAGTCAAGTGCTGGTGTAGTTGCTGTGATTTGTGTACCGTTGGTTGTTATAATCATGATTTTactcattgttttatttttctttcgACGTAAAAAGAAAAAGCGGCGAATGAGTTCAGACACTAAACATGGTATTGGTAAAG GCAATTCACATTCTAATGACATATACGTTCCGGCACACTCTGATGATTATGCAGAGATAGCTGCACCAGCAGAGACACTGAGTGATCCTGTTCGATACACAGACACAACAAACCCCCAAACACCTTGCAAGTACGCAGCTATGTCACCGTCATCATCAGCAGCAAAAGCAAACAACGTGGCGGTAGGTTTGTATGCCTTACCAAATAAAAAGGAACGCATTGACCAAGATTTCAGTGACACCTACGATACACTAAATGCCTCGGATATGACGCCTGATACCAAAACAGACGTTACTGGTGACGTATCGTATGTAAATACAGAAGAACTTTCAAATGACGCAGCCATGTCACCGTCATCCCCAGCAGCAAAACCAAACAACGTGGCGGTAGGTTTGTATGCCTTACCAAATAAAAAGAAACGTATTGACCAAGATTTCAGTGACACCTACGATACACTAAATGCCTCGGATATGACGCCTGGTACCAAAACAGATATTGGTGACGTATCGTATGCAAATACAGAAGGCCTTTCGAATGGTGATGAACTCTACAACTGTATAAATGCTGCTGAAGTGAAATCGGATAAGGAGGGGCATATCCAAGACGTACCATATGAAAACACAACAGGAACTAATGATGATTCTACCAACATGCAGTCGACAATAGGTACACATATTGATGAAAAACATGATGACGTTTATAGTACAGCCAATGAAGAAGCTCAGAAAAACGAATATGGAAAGTTGAAGACAGATACTCCATCGCAAACAGACAACATGTACACTTACGTAGACATACCGATAAATAGCACAATGTCGTCACCAGAAGATTCTACCTATGACTGCCTTCAACGTAACAAATAA
- the LOC140051607 gene encoding uncharacterized protein isoform X1, translated as MYLLYLSKYYSYINMFSLDMDVYDNPNCYMFIRSTNRNESCIDTQHECEQVGGNITVINSKDEYDQLTDNVLRILKRLRHPSTSIFNVYADKEYPEKNLYAGCANVVVENRMGVQNDIYIRNKGCFTEEINTMVCESSDLDLGICTVSTTDTTNTQLTSLMTTTSSDMTSASMSLSMSTTPSDPIPTSEVPSKTSNIYPIGVTGPTTDYSEVTYPDGDNQNLNTDPDLLVTVGIPVLVFAVGVIVTFTCCIRYRRSKHQDIQENVSYSNGATIHEHSTSDNQHPCEVENILYDTGIQHNYNQQQVMCKMH; from the exons ATGTATCTACTGTATCTATCTAAATACTATAGCTATATCAATATGTTTTCTTTAGACATGGATGTGTATGATAATCCTAACTGTTACATGTTCATAAGAAGTACAAACAGAAACGAATCATGTATTGATACACAACATGAATGTGAACAAGTTGGAGGCAACATCACTGTTATAAATAGCAAAGACGAGTATGATCAGCTGACAGATAATGTTCTCCGTATTCTGAAACGTCTGAGACATCCATCAACAAGTATCTTCAATGTTTATGCCGATAAAGAATATCCGGAAAAGAACTTATATGCTGGGTGTGCaaacgttgtagtggaaaacagAATGGGGGTTCaaaatgatatatacattaGAAACAAGGGTTGCTTCACAGAAGAAATAAACACCATGGTCTGTGAGTCATCTG ATTTAGATCTTGGAATATGTACTGTGTCAACAACTGATACAACGAATACGCAGTTGACATCGTTGATGACTACTACCTCATCAGACATGACGTCAGCATCGATGTCATTGTCGATGTCTACTACACCATCAGACCCGATACCGACGTCAGAAGTACCTTCTAAAACATCTAATATCTATCCAATTGGCGTCACTGGACCGACTACTGATTATTCGGAGGTTACGTATCCAGATGGAGATAACCAAAATCTTAATACCGATCCTGATTTACTTGTTACTGTCGGAATTCCTGTACTcgtgtttgctgttggagtcatTGTGACGTTCACGTGTTGCATCCGATACAGAAGAAGTAAACATCAAGACATACAAG AAAATGTCTCGTACTCGAATGGTGCAACAATTCACGAGCATTCTACATCTGATAATCAACATCCATGCGAAGTTGAAAATATTCTATACGACACAGGAATACAACACAACTACAATCAACAACAAGTGATGTGCAAGATGCACTAA